Proteins from one Anastrepha obliqua isolate idAnaObli1 chromosome 2, idAnaObli1_1.0, whole genome shotgun sequence genomic window:
- the LOC129237544 gene encoding plastin-3 isoform X1, which produces MADILDVEHHQVLEEYKQTLAELLPTIDANKDGFIDLSELKEALDQVGFKLPGYQVREMIDEFQNKQRTSHQGKLNIEEFENLCLDLKSKDVASTFKTVVSKKENLETLGGMSSISSEGTTHSVRLEEQLAFSDWINSNLGYDQDLKHLLPIDSEGKHLYQAIKDGILLCKIINHSCPDTIDERAINKKNLTVYREFENLTLALVSSQAIGCNIVNIDAHDLAKGKPHLVLGLLWQIIRIGLFSHITLDSCPGLAGLLFDNERLEDLMKLSPEAILLRWVNHHLERAGISRRCTNFQSDIVDSEIYSHLLKQIAGNDADVNLDALRESDLTSRAEIMLQQAAKLNCRSFLTPQDVVNGVYKLNLAFVANLFNNHPGLDRPEQIDGLESIEETREEKTYRNWMNSMGVSPHINWLYSDLADGLVIFQLFDIIKPGIVNWQRVHKRFTPLRKFMEKLENCNYAVDLGKQLKFSLVGIAGQDLNDGNATLTLALIWQLMRAYTLSILSRLANTGSPIIEKEIVQWVNSKLSAAGKTSSLKNFNDSAIADGKIVIDLIDSIKEGSINYDLVRTGGTEEDNLANAKYAISMARKIGARVYALPEDITEVKPKMVMTVFACMMALDYIPNMDSVPNQNQEPIAVVNDVTINNTNSHNNTNSNNVNNTNSN; this is translated from the exons ATGGCGGATATTTTGGACGTGGAACACCATCAAGTTCTTGAAGAATATAAGCAGACCTTGGCGGAGTTGTTGCCTACT ATTGACGCCAACAAAGATGGGTTTATCGACTTGAGCGAATTAAAGGAGGCATTGGATCAAGTTGGTTTCAAATTGCCTGGCTATCAGGTGCGCGAAATGATCGATGAGTTCCAGAATAAGCAACGCACATCACATCAGGGCAAACTCAATATCGAAGAATTCGAAAACCTCTGTCTTGATCTAAAATCCAAAGATGTGGCAAGCACTTTCAAGACGGTCGTATCGAAAAAGGAGAACCTCGAAACGTTGGGTGGCATGTCGAGCATATCCTCCGAGGGCACAACACATTCGGTTCGCCTCGAAGAGCAGCTTGCCTTCTCCGATTGGATCAATTCGAATTTAGGTTATGATCAAGATCTAAAACATCTGCTACCAATCGATTCGGAGGGCAAACACCTATACCAAGCGATCAAAGATGGCATCCTCCTTTGCAAGATTATCAATCACTCCTGCCCGGACACGATCGATGAGCGTGCCATTAACAAGAAGAATTTGACTGTGTATCGCGAGTTTGAGAACTTGACGCTGGCGCTCGTTTCTTCACAAGCGATTGGCTGCAATATTGTCAACATCGACGCACACGATCTGGCCAAAGGCAAACCACATTTGGTCTTGGGTTTGCTGTGGCAAATTATACGCATTGGTCTATTCAGTCACATTACACTCGACAGCTGTCCTGGCTTGGCTGGTCTGCTGTTCGACAATGAACGTTTGGAGGATTTGATGAAACTGTCGCCAGAAGCTATACTGCTGCGTTGGGTTAACCATCATTTGGAGCGTGCTGGCATTTCGCGTCGCTGCACCAACTTCCAATCAGATATTGTTGACTCTGAGATTTATTCCCATCTGCTGAAGCAGATTGCCGGTAATGATGCCGATGTCAATTTGGATGCGTTGCGTGAGTCTGATCTGACCTCGCGTGCGGAGATTATGTTGCAGCAAGCGGCCAAATTAAACTGTCGCAGCTTCTTGACACCGCAGGACGTTGTCAATGGGGTCTACAAGTTGAATTTGGCCTTCGTTGCGAACCTGTTCAACAACCATCCTGGACTGGACAGACCCGAACAAATCGATGGCCTGGAGTCGATCGAAGAGACGCGCGAGGAGAAAA CTTACAGAAATTGGATGAATTCCATGGGAGTTTCGCCACATATTAACTGGCTGTACTCGGATCTTGCTGATGGTTTGGTCATTTTCCAGCTGTTCGATATCATCAAGCCAGGTATTGTGAATTGGCAACGCGTGCACAAGCGTTTCACGCCCCTGCGTAAGTTCATGGAAAAATTGGAGAATTGCAATTATGCTGTGGACTTGGGTAAACAGCTGAAGTTTTCGTTGGTCGGAATTGCCGGACAGGATTTGAATGATGGGAATGCTACACTGACTCTGG CTTTGATATGGCAACTGATGCGCGCCTATACCTTGTCAATTCTATCGCGTCTGGCCAACACAGGCAGCCCCATAATCGAGAAGGAAATTGTACAATGGGTCAATAGTAAATTGTCTGCCGCCGGCAAGACGTCCAGCTTGAAGAACTTCAACGACTCGGCCATTGCTGATGGCAAAATTGTAATCGATTTGATTGATTCCATCAAGGAGGGTAGCATAAACTATGACTTGGTGCGAACCGGCGGCACCGAAGAG GACAATTTGGCCAATGCTAAATATGCAATTTCTATGGCGCGTAAGATAGGTGCACGCGTGTATGCTCTGCCCGAAGATATAACGGAAGTGAAACCCAAAATGGTGATGACAGTATTCGCCTGTATGATGGCGTTGGACTATATTCCCAACATGGATAGCGTGCCAAATCAGAATCAAGAACCCATAGCTGTTGTAAATGATGTTACCatcaacaacacaaatagccaCAACAACACTAACAGTAACAACGTAAACAACACCAACAGTAACTAA
- the LOC129237544 gene encoding plastin-3 isoform X2 encodes MSVLNKFTKTLSADEKAEILEKFTEIDANKDGFIDLSELKEALDQVGFKLPGYQVREMIDEFQNKQRTSHQGKLNIEEFENLCLDLKSKDVASTFKTVVSKKENLETLGGMSSISSEGTTHSVRLEEQLAFSDWINSNLGYDQDLKHLLPIDSEGKHLYQAIKDGILLCKIINHSCPDTIDERAINKKNLTVYREFENLTLALVSSQAIGCNIVNIDAHDLAKGKPHLVLGLLWQIIRIGLFSHITLDSCPGLAGLLFDNERLEDLMKLSPEAILLRWVNHHLERAGISRRCTNFQSDIVDSEIYSHLLKQIAGNDADVNLDALRESDLTSRAEIMLQQAAKLNCRSFLTPQDVVNGVYKLNLAFVANLFNNHPGLDRPEQIDGLESIEETREEKTYRNWMNSMGVSPHINWLYSDLADGLVIFQLFDIIKPGIVNWQRVHKRFTPLRKFMEKLENCNYAVDLGKQLKFSLVGIAGQDLNDGNATLTLALIWQLMRAYTLSILSRLANTGSPIIEKEIVQWVNSKLSAAGKTSSLKNFNDSAIADGKIVIDLIDSIKEGSINYDLVRTGGTEEDNLANAKYAISMARKIGARVYALPEDITEVKPKMVMTVFACMMALDYIPNMDSVPNQNQEPIAVVNDVTINNTNSHNNTNSNNVNNTNSN; translated from the exons ATTGACGCCAACAAAGATGGGTTTATCGACTTGAGCGAATTAAAGGAGGCATTGGATCAAGTTGGTTTCAAATTGCCTGGCTATCAGGTGCGCGAAATGATCGATGAGTTCCAGAATAAGCAACGCACATCACATCAGGGCAAACTCAATATCGAAGAATTCGAAAACCTCTGTCTTGATCTAAAATCCAAAGATGTGGCAAGCACTTTCAAGACGGTCGTATCGAAAAAGGAGAACCTCGAAACGTTGGGTGGCATGTCGAGCATATCCTCCGAGGGCACAACACATTCGGTTCGCCTCGAAGAGCAGCTTGCCTTCTCCGATTGGATCAATTCGAATTTAGGTTATGATCAAGATCTAAAACATCTGCTACCAATCGATTCGGAGGGCAAACACCTATACCAAGCGATCAAAGATGGCATCCTCCTTTGCAAGATTATCAATCACTCCTGCCCGGACACGATCGATGAGCGTGCCATTAACAAGAAGAATTTGACTGTGTATCGCGAGTTTGAGAACTTGACGCTGGCGCTCGTTTCTTCACAAGCGATTGGCTGCAATATTGTCAACATCGACGCACACGATCTGGCCAAAGGCAAACCACATTTGGTCTTGGGTTTGCTGTGGCAAATTATACGCATTGGTCTATTCAGTCACATTACACTCGACAGCTGTCCTGGCTTGGCTGGTCTGCTGTTCGACAATGAACGTTTGGAGGATTTGATGAAACTGTCGCCAGAAGCTATACTGCTGCGTTGGGTTAACCATCATTTGGAGCGTGCTGGCATTTCGCGTCGCTGCACCAACTTCCAATCAGATATTGTTGACTCTGAGATTTATTCCCATCTGCTGAAGCAGATTGCCGGTAATGATGCCGATGTCAATTTGGATGCGTTGCGTGAGTCTGATCTGACCTCGCGTGCGGAGATTATGTTGCAGCAAGCGGCCAAATTAAACTGTCGCAGCTTCTTGACACCGCAGGACGTTGTCAATGGGGTCTACAAGTTGAATTTGGCCTTCGTTGCGAACCTGTTCAACAACCATCCTGGACTGGACAGACCCGAACAAATCGATGGCCTGGAGTCGATCGAAGAGACGCGCGAGGAGAAAA CTTACAGAAATTGGATGAATTCCATGGGAGTTTCGCCACATATTAACTGGCTGTACTCGGATCTTGCTGATGGTTTGGTCATTTTCCAGCTGTTCGATATCATCAAGCCAGGTATTGTGAATTGGCAACGCGTGCACAAGCGTTTCACGCCCCTGCGTAAGTTCATGGAAAAATTGGAGAATTGCAATTATGCTGTGGACTTGGGTAAACAGCTGAAGTTTTCGTTGGTCGGAATTGCCGGACAGGATTTGAATGATGGGAATGCTACACTGACTCTGG CTTTGATATGGCAACTGATGCGCGCCTATACCTTGTCAATTCTATCGCGTCTGGCCAACACAGGCAGCCCCATAATCGAGAAGGAAATTGTACAATGGGTCAATAGTAAATTGTCTGCCGCCGGCAAGACGTCCAGCTTGAAGAACTTCAACGACTCGGCCATTGCTGATGGCAAAATTGTAATCGATTTGATTGATTCCATCAAGGAGGGTAGCATAAACTATGACTTGGTGCGAACCGGCGGCACCGAAGAG GACAATTTGGCCAATGCTAAATATGCAATTTCTATGGCGCGTAAGATAGGTGCACGCGTGTATGCTCTGCCCGAAGATATAACGGAAGTGAAACCCAAAATGGTGATGACAGTATTCGCCTGTATGATGGCGTTGGACTATATTCCCAACATGGATAGCGTGCCAAATCAGAATCAAGAACCCATAGCTGTTGTAAATGATGTTACCatcaacaacacaaatagccaCAACAACACTAACAGTAACAACGTAAACAACACCAACAGTAACTAA